The following proteins come from a genomic window of Aspergillus oryzae RIB40 DNA, chromosome 4:
- a CDS encoding flavin reductase family protein (conserved protein/domain typically associated with flavoprotein oxygenases, DIM6/NTAB family) — protein sequence MAATATATATAEASESSTAQQNYKIVQDIGNFAETEAQRPDFDHAKPIETTKSPYPTWDYGQGVPDHGASQSQEHHEVDPYAPDRPSVNNYRLLVSAIAPRPVGFLSTVNSKGQKNLSPFSYFQVIDHDPPMFIVGFSSRPGRVKDTYRNLKETGECVINTVSENMIEAVNATSIDAPYGVSEWAVSGLHEAPSTTVKPSRVKESVFSVEGKVIDIKEFADHQRPGMSIAATVLIKATRFWVKEGAADADFSHIQLDQLRPVGQLGGVSYGRVVSTFERPRTKWSSEVVKSELLARLEEKGEN from the coding sequence atggcagcaacagcaacagcaacagcaacagcagaagcaagCGAGAGCTCCACCGCCCAACAAAACTACAAAATAGTCCAAGACATCGGCAACTTCGCCGAGACAGAAGCCCAACGTCCCGACTTCGACCACGCCAAGCCCATCGAAACCACCAAATCCCCGTACCCAACCTGGGACTACGGGCAAGGGGTACCCGACCACGGCGCCAGTCAATCGCAAGAGCACCACGAAGTAGACCCCTACGCACCAGACCGACCCTCAGTGAATAACTACCGACTCCTCGTCTCGGCCATCGCGCCCCGACCCGTCGGATTCCTCAGCACCGTAAACTCCAAGGGCCAAAAGAATCTCTCCCCCTTCAGCTACTTCCAAGTCATCGACCATGACCCCCCGATGTTCATCGTCGGGTTCTCATCCCGTCCGGGCCGAGTCAAAGACACGTACCGCAATCTCAAGGAAACGGGCGAGTGTGTGATCAACACGGTGTCCGAGAACATGATCGAAGCGGTCAATGCGACCTCGATTGATGCGCCGTATGGGGTTTCGGAATGGGCTGTTTCGGGTCTGCACGAGGCGCCTTCGACGACTGTTAAGCCGTCCCGAGTTAAGGAGTCGGTGTTCAGTGTCGAGGGCAAGGTCATTGATATTAAGGAGTTTGCGGATCATCAGCGGCCGGGGATGAGTATTGCTGCTACGGTGTTGATTAAGGCTACGAGGTTTTGGGTGAAGGAGGGGGCTGCGGATGCGGATTTTAGTCATATTCAGCTGGATCAGTTGAGGCCTGTGGGGCAGTTGGGGGGTGTTTCTTATGGACGGGTGGTGTCGACTTTTGAACGGCCGAGGACGAAGTGGAGCAGTGAGGTGGTGAAGAGTGAGCTGTTGGCTcggttggaggagaagggggagaatTAA